TAAGATTGATGATGATCTGGTTGCTAAATCtgaaattagtaaaaatgatCATCATGTCAGTGGGGATTTTTCTCATGATTATAGAAAAGGTAATGATCGACGGCTGATGGAATCTGTGTCTCCttcaaataaaaacagaaagcAGAAGAAATATCTTGACACTGATGGAATGGAGGATGATGTTAGCAAATTACAGGAGAAGAGAAAATCATTGTCCTCTGAAAGCTCAGGGGACAGGCATAAGACAGTGGTGCTCTCACCATCATGTGATAGATCTAATAATGATTTCCATGCTAGGAGGAGTAGGTCAAGGTCACGTGATCTTGCTTTGGAAAGATCTCATTCCCAAAGCATAATGGAAGAAGAAGCTGTCGCTAAAAGAAGGCGTAATCATGAACAGGATCTGAACGCCTCTGCAGATGATAGGGTTATTCAACGCTGTAGGAATGAGATAAATGGTAGTGAGGATTTAGCGAGGGATGAGGAAAGGGAGCACAGTATTAGTTACAGCTGCAGATACATTGGCAGAGAGGATAGCCATCACAGTCGGGAGATACGAAATAGAGAGAGGAGTTGGGAGAGGGAGATGGTAAAGGATCAGAGAAGGGAGAAGGAACGAGAAAGAAGAGGGCATATGGAGATAAACAGGGAACAGAGAAGAGACAAAGAACGAGAGAGTGGGGACAGGGAAATATACAGCAAAAGGGAGGAACGAGGTAGGGGCAGGTATGAGGAGGTTGAACTGGGTAGGAAACGAGAGAAGGAAAGAGATAGGAGCAGAGATAGAGCCAGGGTCAGTGATCAAGACATAGATAGACGTAGGGAAAGGGGGAGAGATAAGGACAAGGCCAGAGTTAGAGAGCATAACTTGGAGAGGGAGAGACATAGTGATAGAGGTCGAGATAAAGCTGCTGATATTGAGAGAGATAGGGAGAAGTATGGAAGTCTTGATGATAGTTATGGAAATCAAGATAGGTTTAAACATTCCAGGCGCTTGACTCAAGGTGATGATAAAGGACGTTCTCATGATAGAACTAGAAAGGATGATCCAGCCAAGATTCATAGTTCTAACAGTCATTCTTGGGAAGGAGGTGGTGATGGAAACAcaagagatgaagatgatggaGATGATTTTGAGGAAAGGTTTGCCTTGAAGCTTGTTGAACAAGAAGAAGATCTTGACAGAATTAAGGAGGAGAGTAGAAAGCGAAGACAGGCCATCGTAGAAAAATACAAGAATCAGCAGTTACAGCTGCATAGTGAGTCTGATTCGGCTGAtgttgaaaaagataaaaagtctTTTCAGCATCCTGGTCTATTGACTGGTGTTGATAATGATTTTTCGGATAATCATAATGGTAAAAGTAATGGAATTGATGGCTATGTTGATGAGCAGTTATTCTCTGTTATGAAGTCACCTCTACATAATGGAACTGCTGCTTCTGATGGGACTTCTGGTCCTGGGGGGCTTGGAGATGGTACTCCGAAGGTGTGTTCATTCTCTCTgatttttgtatgttttgaaataaaaatacttaattgTCTGTTTGACatgcaataataattttttcaacctCTATGCTGTTGCTAATTTGAtgattctttattatttatgcaGAGTGAAACATCAGACCTTGTGTTCTGTGATGATATGTTTGGAGAGACTCCTGCTAGAGTTCGAAAATCGGTGAGATTGATGATTTCCTGCTATGTCTctcttcttaatttttttcctccttATGTTTGACAATGGTTGGATATTTTTAGGGTGCAGCTTTTgatattatgtattttgataGCAGAGTAGTGAttctttttttaactctttGTACATCATCTTCACTCTTTATAAGATTTGtgtcattaaaaaatttgaccttTTGTTCCGTCTTCATTTAAATAAGTTACATGGAAACCTCAAGGTGCTTTACAGAGTTCATTCTCTATGAAGAAAAGTATGACATACCCTTTGTTGCCTGCTTTTTGTACCTCAAATTGTTTTCAATcctctatttattatttattgatctCTGTGATGGTACGAatgtgtttttcattattagtaTATTGTACTTGATC
This sequence is a window from Mangifera indica cultivar Alphonso chromosome 5, CATAS_Mindica_2.1, whole genome shotgun sequence. Protein-coding genes within it:
- the LOC123216846 gene encoding serine/threonine-protein kinase prpf4B-like, with protein sequence MGSEQDTQRMHRRSSSYDEAEKSSKRHKHRHHHHRHRHRHHRSRKHEDDTNHGGDDIPPSVPVINISRIDDDVEEGEILEEDNFEIRKLDSSEIKALDGVDSRIPGVGEFNHVKETPKNKIDDDLVAKSEISKNDHHVSGDFSHDYRKGNDRRLMESVSPSNKNRKQKKYLDTDGMEDDVSKLQEKRKSLSSESSGDRHKTVVLSPSCDRSNNDFHARRSRSRSRDLALERSHSQSIMEEEAVAKRRRNHEQDLNASADDRVIQRCRNEINGSEDLARDEEREHSISYSCRYIGREDSHHSREIRNRERSWEREMVKDQRREKERERRGHMEINREQRRDKERESGDREIYSKREERGRGRYEEVELGRKREKERDRSRDRARVSDQDIDRRRERGRDKDKARVREHNLERERHSDRGRDKAADIERDREKYGSLDDSYGNQDRFKHSRRLTQGDDKGRSHDRTRKDDPAKIHSSNSHSWEGGGDGNTRDEDDGDDFEERFALKLVEQEEDLDRIKEESRKRRQAIVEKYKNQQLQLHSESDSADVEKDKKSFQHPGLLTGVDNDFSDNHNGKSNGIDGYVDEQLFSVMKSPLHNGTAASDGTSGPGGLGDGTPKSETSDLVFCDDMFGETPARVRKSVKTEGSKIVRSGLHDNWDDAEGYYSYQFGELLDGRYEVTATHGKGVFSTVVRAKDLKAGSGEPEEVAIKIIRNNETMNKAGQTEVQILKKLAGADPENKRHCIRFISNFKYRNHLCLVFDSLHMNLREVLKKFGRNIGLKLTAVRAYGKQLFIALKHLKNCGILHCDIKPDNMLVNEAKNVLKLCDFGNAMFAGKNEITPYLVSRFYRAPEIILGLPYDHPLDVWSVGCCLYELYTGKVLFPGATNNDMLRLHMELKGPFPKKMLRKGAFTEQHFDQDLNFHATEEDPVTKKTIKRIIFNIKPKDIGSIVTTSPGEDPKMLNNFKDLLEKIFVLDPERRMTVAQALAHPFISGK